One Malus domestica chromosome 11, GDT2T_hap1 genomic region harbors:
- the LOC103449246 gene encoding aspartic proteinase nepenthesin-1-like: MAALALVYKLSTSLFLLLSLLWGAAIAVSSKPNGFSVELMHIFSPASPLYPGNISFQEEMQRLLQRSDVRMRHIDATIASALTLSNNMSQTAKNHLDDEFIRPQVEYYPIASYIVAVGVGTFPDAKFPERPFKSYYLYMDTGSSLTWVLCADCEKQKPPRCFKTREPPFPNGESQSYKPLPCNKHRFCTPNLCIGDYCSEATGYVGGTHITAILAEETFTFLSNKGRPLPIEDIVFGCAHDTRNVDFGSQEDFKVAGFMGLGYSPSSFPLQISHLIQGKFSFCLSHNREIPTYLRFGGDIPEPSSGLRVTNLVLIPEIPYYYVNLKAISVNGQKLLIDPSVFALRSGGYQGGCLMDNGSSVTYLITPAYKALVKFLEMFYMRYPNYVRHLGPINPAFELCYRWAPPIVPLPAVTFHFEGADLELKDEAFITLEDRDGSSILCLAMMENTVRTIVGSLQQTNYRFIYDLNNALLKFVPEDCAKWS, translated from the exons ATGGCAGCACTGGCTTTAGTTTACAAACTGTCAACTAGTTTGTTCTTGCTGCTGTCACTACTGTGGGGTGCTGCCATCGCTGTATCATCCAAACCAAATGGCTTTAGCGTCGAACTCATGCACATCTTTTCACCAGCATCGCCTCTTTACCCCGGCAACATTTCCTTCCAAGAAGAAATGCAACGACTCTTACAGCGATCGGATGTGCGAATGCGGCACATCGATGCTACCATTGCATCAGCCCTAACCCTAAGCAATAACATGTCACAAACTGCAAAGAACCATCTTGATGATGAGTTTATTCGTCCGCAAGTCGAATATTACCCTATCGCCTCTTACATTGTAGCAGTAGGCGTTGGCACTTTCCCAGACGCGAAGTTCCCGGAGAGACCATTCAAATCATACTACTTGTACATGGACACTGGGAGCAGCCTCACCTGGGTACTCTGCGCGGATTGCGAAAAGCAGAAGCCTCCGAGATGCTTTAAAACCAGGGAACCCCCTTTCCCTAACGGCGAATCCCAATCTTATAAGCCTCTCCCTTGCAACAAACACCGCTTTTGCACACCAAACCTGTGTATTGGCGATTACTGCTCCGAAGCCACAGGTTACGTGGGCGGCACCCATATTACTGCCATTCTTGCAG AAGAAACTTTCacgtttttgtcaaacaaaggGCGGCCCCTGCCTATCGAAGACATAGTGTTTGGTTGTGCACATGACACAAGGAACGTAGACTTTGGCAGCCAGGAAGACTTCAAGGTAGCCGGATTTATGGGTTTGGGatattctccttcttcattTCCATTGCAAATATCCCATCTTATTCAAGGAAAATTCTCCTTCTGCCTATCACACAACCGAGAGATTCCAACATATCTCAGATTTGGCGGAGACATACCCGAACCATCCAGCGGCCTACGCGTCACGAATTTAGTCCTCATTCCAGAGATACCCTATTACTACGTGAACTTGAAAGCCATAAGTGTGAATGGACAGAAGCTCCTGATCGATCCATCGGTGTTTGCTCTACGATCCGGGGGTTATCAAGGAGGCTGCCTCATGGACAATGGCAGTTCAGTTACTTATCTCATCACCCCAGCTTATAAGGCATTGGTAAAGTTCCTGGAAATGTTTTATATGAGATATCCAAACTATGTTAGGCATCTTGGCCCCATTAATCCCGCGTTCGAGCTTTGTTATAGATGGGCGCCGCCGATCGTTCCCCTCCCTGCTGTTACATTTCACTTTGAGGGTGCTGACCTTGAGTTGAAAGACGAGGCGTTCATAACGCTGGAGGATCGAGATGGGAGCAGTATTTTGTGTTTGGCGATGATGGAAAATACAGTTCGTACTATAGTTGGATCATTGCAGCAAACAAATTACAGATTTATATATGACCTTAACAATGCGCTGCTCAAGTTTGTTCCTGAGGATTGTGCCAAGTGGTCTTGA
- the LOC103449110 gene encoding uncharacterized protein, translated as MGPGGPGGGGGPGGGGGWGGPGGGGPGGGGWGGPGPGGPGGWGGPGPGGPGGWGPGPGGPWGPGFMGGPGFFGGFADGLCSMISSCFYCLCCCCLLQECFGGGPRGGFGPPGGPPPPF; from the exons ATGGGGCCTGGAGGAcctggtggaggaggaggaccgGGTGGTGGAGGTGGCTGGGGAGGCCCAGGTGGTGGCGGTCCGGGAGGAGGTGGATGGGGAGGCCCCGGGCCTGGAGGACCTGGCGGATGGGGCGGTCCTGGGCCTGGAGGACCTGGTGGCTGGGGCCCTGGCCCGGGGGGCCCTTGGGGTCCTGGTTTCATGGGAGGACCTGGCTTTTTTGGAGGGTTTGCTGATGGGTTATGCAGCATGATATCTTCTTG CTTCTACTGCCTGTGCTGCTGTTGTTTGCTGCAGGAATGCTTCGGCGGCGGTCCTCGTGGTGGATTTGGTCCTCCCGGAGGACCCCCTCCTCCCTTCTGA
- the LOC103449111 gene encoding sodium/hydrogen exchanger 1-like — translation MGVSAVVRLGVRSAASEASVNSITLFVVLLCLCILIGHLLEKNRWMTESVTALLIGLCTGIVILLNTEGKSSHILVFNEDLFFIYLLPPIIFNAGFQVKKKRFFQNFMTITLLGAVGSLVSFVIISLGSMQLFKKLDIGFLEMGDYLALGAIFSATDSVCTLQVLDQDETPLLYSLVFGEGVVNDATSVALFNAIQKFDLSHINSTIAMEFSGSFLVLLFASMVLGVAVGLLSAYIIKKLYLGRHSTDREVALMILMAYLSYMVAELFNLSGILTVFFCGLVMSHYTWHNVTESSRVTTKHAFATFSFVSEIFIFLYVGMDALDMEKWKFVKESPGTSIGVSSILLGLVLVGRAAFVFPLCFLSNLTRRSQTDKIGFKQQVTVWWAGLMRGAVSVALAYNWFTMSGHTQQRGNAVMITSTITVVLFTNVVCGLLTKPLVRLLLPQQKQFDSILMSSESEMSLAMPLLLANGEDSKSSMSSDTMPRPSSLRMFLTTPTRSVHYYWRKFDDGYMRPVFGGRGFVPYAPGSPNENMHQSLLGEQIIVE, via the exons ATGGGGGTCTCTGCTGTGGTGAGATTGGGGGTGAGATCGGCCGCCAGTGAAGCTTCCGTAAATTCGATCACTTTGTTCGTGGTGCTCCTATGTTTATGCATTTTGATCGGTCATCTTCTGGAGAAGAATCGATGGATGACCGAATCAGTAACTGCGCTTCTCATC GGTCTTTGTACTGGAATTGTTATTCTACTAAATACCGAAGGCAAAAGCTCACACATCTTAGTGTTTAATGAAGATCTCTTCTTTATATATCTTCTGCCGCCTATTATATTTAATGCCGG ATTTCAGGTGAAAAAGAAGAGGTTTTTTCAGAACTTCATGACAATCACGTTGTTGGGTGCTGTTGGAAGTTTGGTATCATTCGTCATTATATCGCTAG GTTCAATGCAGTTGTTCAAAAAATTGGACATTGGTTTCCTCGAGATGGGGGATTATCTTG CACTTGGAGCAATCTTCTCGGCTACAGATTCAGTTTGCACCTTGCAAGTACTTGATCAAGACGAGACACCTTTGCTCTACAGTCTAGTTTTTGGAGAAGGTGTTGTAAATGATGCCACGTCTGTGGCACTTTTCAACGCAATCCAGAAATTTGATCTCTCTCACATCAACTCAACAATTGCCATGGAGTTTAGCGGCAGTTTCTTAGTTCTCTTGTTCGCAAGCATGGTGCTTGGTGTAGCA GTTGGATTGCTTAGTGCATACATCATAAAGAAGTTGTACCTTGGCAGGCACTCGACTGATCGAGAAGTTGCTCTTATGATTCTAATGGCTTATTTGTCATACATGGTGGCAGAA CTATTCAACCTAAGTGGCATTCTTACCGTTTTCTTTTGCGGCCTTGTTATGTCACACTATACCTGGCATAATGTAACTGAAAGTTCAAGAGTTACAACCAA GCATGCTTTTGCAACGTTCTCGTTTGTTTCTGAGATCTTCATCTTTCTATATGTTGGTATGGATGCCTTGGACATGGAGAAGTGGAAATTCGTAAAAGAGAG cCCCGGGACATCAATTGGAGTCAGTTCGATATTACTTGGCCTGGTTCTGGTTGGAAGAGCGGCTTTTGTATTTCCTCTATGTTTCTTATCAAACTTAACCAGGAGATCACAGACTGACAAAATCGGGTTTAAGCAACAG GTGACGGTATGGTGGGCAGGACTCATGCGTGGTGCTGTATCTGTGGCTCTTGCCTATAACTGG TTTACAATGTCAGGGCATACTCAACAGCGTGGAAACGCAGTCATGATCACTAGTACGATCACAGTAGTTCTCTTCACTAATGTG GTGTGCGGATTATTGACTAAGCCTCTCGTAAGGCTCTTGTTGCCGCAACAGAAACAGTTTGATAGCATTTTGATGTCCTCCGAGTCAGAGATGTCTCTGGCTATGCCGCTCCTCCTCGCTAACGGGGAAGATTCAAAGTCAAGTATGTCTAGTGATACCATGCCCCGTCCATCCAGCCTACGCATGTTCTTGACGACACCAACTCGTTCTGTCCATTACTATTGGAGAAAGTTTGATGATGGTTACATGCGTCCTGTCTTTGGCGGTAGAGGGTTCGTTCCTTATGCTCCTGGTTCACCCAATGAAAACATGCATCAATCGCTCCTCGGCGAGCAGATAATCGTTGAGTAA
- the LOC103449112 gene encoding tubby-like F-box protein 3, with the protein MSFKSMIQDMKGELGSISRKSFDVKFGMRSRSQRVVQDTSFRIDALKQSCWANMPPELLRDVLMRIEASDDTWPPRKNVVCCAGVCRNWREIMKEIVKSPEVSGKLTFPISLKQPGPRNSLLQCYIKRSCSNQTYYLFLGLSQASTDDGKFLLAAKKCRRPTCTDYTISLNSEDVSKGNSAFVGKLRSNFLGTKFTIYDAQPTSSGAKVTKCRSTRLVNKVSPRVPVGNYPVAHIAYELNVLGSRGPRRMQCVMDSIPARAVKPGGVAPTQTEFLHGSLDSFPSIPFSRSTSTRTENFSSPLESGENEGMLVLRNKAPRWHEQLQCWCLNFNGRVTVASVKNFQLVASPENGVAAGQEHENVILQFGKVGKDVFTMDYRYPISAFQAFAICLSSFDTKIACE; encoded by the exons ATGTCTTTTAAGAGTATGATTCAAGATATGAAGGGTGAGTTGGGGAGCATTTCGAGGAAAAGCTTTGATGTTAAATTTGGAATGAGATCGAGGTCTCAGCGGGTGGTTCAGGATACCTCCTTCAGGATTGATGCTTTGAAGCAGAGTTGTTGGGCAAACATGCCGCCAGAGCTTTTGAGGGATGTGTTGATGAGAATAGAGGCGTCTGATGATACATGGCCTCCGAGGAAAAATGTGGTCTGCTGTGCTGGTGTTTGCAGGAATTGGAGAGAAATCATGAAAGAGATTGTGAAATCCCCAGAAGTTTCGGGCAAGCTGACATTCCCAATCTCTTTGAAGCAG CCTGGTCCAAGGAACTCCCTTCTGCAGTGTTATATAAAGCGGAGTTGTAGCAACCAGACATATTATCTTTTTCTGGGCTTAAGTCAAG CTTCAACTGATGATGGGAAGTTTCTTCTTGCGGCAAAAAAATGTAGACGCCCAACCTGCACAGACTACACCATCTCTTTGAATTCTGAAGATGTGTCAAAAGGGAACAGTGCCTTTGTTGGAAAGCTCAG ATCAAATTTTCTGGGCACTAAATTCACAATCTATGATGCGCAACCTACCAGTAGTGGAGCCAAAGTCACTAAATGTCGTTCAACCAGGCTTGTGAATAAAGTCTCCCCCAGAGTTCCTGTTGGCAACTATCCTGTGGCCCATATTGCTTATGAGTTGAATGTCTTGGGTTCCAG AGGTCCGAGGAGAATGCAGTGTGTAATGGATTCCATCCCTGCCCGTGCTGTTAAGCCAGGAGGGGTGGCACCTACACAGACTGAATTTCTGCATGGCAGCCTTGATAGTTTTCCATCCATCCCATTTTCCAGATCAACATCAACCCGCACAGAGAATTTCTCATCTCCACTAGAGTCTGGTGAGAATGAAGGCATGCTAGTTTTGAGAAACAAGGCCCCTAGGTGGCACGAACAACTCCAGTGCTGGTGTCTCAACTTCAATGGACGAGTAACAGTTGCCTCAGTAAAAAATTTTCAGCTGGTTGCTTCTCCGGAAAATGGAGTTGCTGCGGGCCAGGAGCATGAAAATGTCATCCTTCAGTTTGGAAAAGTGGGTAAGGATGTATTCACCATGGATTATCGGTATCCAATCTCAGCCTTCCAGGCATTTGCCATTTGCCTTAGCAGCTTCGACACCAAGATTGCTTGCGAATGA